The genomic interval TGTTTTCTTCCCTCAAACCCGATTATGTAATTGTCATGGGAAGATATCCGACCCCGGCACGCCTTGAATCCATCCTGCCGGCGCAAAAGATCTTCTACCTTAACACCCGCCGCGATGGCGGTATCATCCTTCATTTTCCTGGTGGTAAACCGCAATTCAGACGGAACTAACTTCTAGGAAGACCGCTGGGCACAAATTTCACTCCCAGCGAAACCCGCTGCGCATCACCCAGGAGTCCGTAGGAAAGATAGACTGCATCTATCGTAAGGAGCAGACCCGGGCTGAAAACGGTCTCATATCCGGTGCCGAACGAAAAACCGGACCAGCCACCGAGTTTTCCGCCGGACTGGTATCCACCCCGCAGAAACAGCCGGCTGTTCTGACCACTGCCCAGCAGCTTCAGATCCAGCTTCAGTTCCACACCCGCACCGACGGCCGGACCGTAATCCGGATAGAGCGAAACATCTCCTGCCAGCAGCAGATGATTATTCTGAAATGGCAGCTTGAAAGACACACCGCTGCGCAGGTTAACCGGCTGGAACTCCCAGTTACTGATGAATCGCCGGGGGGGACCCAGGTGCAGCAGGCTGGCACCGACCTTTACATATCTTACCGGCTGATAAAGAACACCGGCATCAAATGATAACGCCCAGGCAACGAATGAGTCAATCCGGCTGTAAACAAACTTGCCCGCACCGCCGACCGCCAGTTTGCGAAACGGCTGCACTGCAAATCCGGGACCGGCAATCAGGTCGTTCAGCACAAAACTGCCCAGCTCCTGTCCCAGCTCATCACGGCGGATGTCACTGGCGCTGAGAAAACCGC from candidate division WOR-3 bacterium carries:
- a CDS encoding PorV/PorQ family protein, with translation MTRIMMLILGAVLWGYSAGLGPSATGFTFMKIGVGSRPVALGQAFTGVADDVNALFYNPAGLALDCSYELGITACQMLQGVSYLTGGLAVPFARRFGAGLAGGFLSASDIRRDELGQELGSFVLNDLIAGPGFAVQPFRKLAVGGAGKFVYSRIDSFVAWALSFDAGVLYQPVRYVKVGASLLHLGPPRRFISNWEFQPVNLRSGVSFKLPFQNNHLLLAGDVSLYPDYGPAVGAGVELKLDLKLLGSGQNSRLFLRGGYQSGGKLGGWSGFSFGTGYETVFSPGLLLTIDAVYLSYGLLGDAQRVSLGVKFVPSGLPRS